One Desulfovibrio inopinatus DSM 10711 genomic window, ACGTCCTGCCCCCGGAGTTGGGAATGACCACGCCCATTGCATTGCGATGCAGGTTCGGGTCAGTTGTCAGAACAATGTTTTCTGGTGGATTGTGCAGTAGAGACGCGGCGGACGCCGCAGCCAACCCAATGGCGGCAGGTTCCGTGCAACCAAGGCCCGGGTCGGTTTCCAGGTGAATGAGAGACTTGGCCTTACCATGAAGAATGTCCTGAATCTGAAAACCCATGCCATCTCCTGATGTCGAGGTGAATGAGGACGGTTATGAGTCCCGATTCTGCGACACCGGACCATGTACGACATGACGCGTTACTTCGTGTACATCCTCAATTTTCCGCATCATCTCCATAACATGATACAGGTGATCGGAATCTTTAACTTCAACCGTAAACTCGATATTCGTTTTCCCTTCCACGGTTGAACGGAATGTCCCCGAGGAAATATTGACGCTTTCATGAGCCATGAGGTTGGCAATATTGGCCAGGACGCCCGGCTTGTTCTTGGTGATGAGTTCAATCTTGGCCGGATAGGGATGGTCGCTTTCGCCTTCCCAGGAAATTTGCAGCAGCCGTTCCGGTTCGAAGGTTGCCACGTTGGGACAATCGTGAGTATGCACAACAACCCCACGGCCCCGGCTGATATAGCCGACAATCGGTTCACCGGGCAGCGGATGACAGCAACCGGCAAAATGAACCAGCACATCGTCAACGCCCTTGATTCGCACCGAATCCGATCCCGGCTCTTTGGCCGTGTCCTTCTTTTTCGTCTCTTTGACCGGCTCGACTTTCTGTCCGGTGCCTGGTTTGGCCTCTTCGTTCTTGGCCTGCAATCGACCAAGCACTTTACGCGCCGTGATGCGGACATAGCCCACGGCCGAAAAGAGCTCATCGGCATTCGGAAAAGAAAAGTCTTTGGCGAGTTCGTCTAAGGAGCCGTCTTTGTGGACCTTTTGCAGGTTTATCCCCACCTTGCGGCCTTCTTTCTCCAGCATTTCCTTACCCAGGGCAATGCTGCGAGAGCGTTCTTCCGTACGAATCCAGTGCTTAATGCGGGTGCGTGCTTTGGCGGTTTTGACGATCTTGAGCCAGTCACGGCTCGGGGTGCGGTGGTTATCCGTAAAAATGGCGACCGTATCCCCGTTCTTGAGCGCGGTAGCCAGCGGTTGCAGTCGGCCGTTGATCTTCGCGCCGGCGCAATGGTCACCGACTTCGGTATGAATGAGGTAGGCAAAATCGATCGGCGTGGCACCTTCGGGAAGTTCTTTGACCTCACCCTGCGGCGTAAAGACATAGACCTCGTCCTGAAACAGGTCGTAGCGTAGCGTCGTCATGAACTCGCGAGGGTCGTTGGTATGACGTTGCCAGTCCATGATCTGGCGTAGCCAGGTGAAACGTTCTACGTCCTTGGCTTTGAACCCGCCCTTGCCTTTTTCTTTGTAGCGCCAGTGTGCAGCCACACCGAACTCGGCGAGTTGGTTCATTTCATCGGTACGAATTTGAATTTCGATGCGCTCGCCCTCCGGCCCCACCACCGTGGTATGCAAGCTCTGATACATGTTGTTTTTCGGCATCGAAATATAGTCTTTGAACCGACCATGGACCGGCTTCCACAGCGAGTGAACCAGTCCGAGCACGGCATAACAATCTTTGAGCGAACGGACGATGACGCGGAAAGCAATGATGTCATAGACCTGATCAAGCGTCAGGCCTTGCTGCTTCATTTTGTGGTAAATGCTGAAAATATGTTTGCGCCGTCCATAAACCCGCCCCTTGATGCTGTTTTCATCGAGAAGACTTTCAATAAACTGAATGACTCTTTCAATATAGACTTCACCGGCCGTATGGCTTTTGGCAATACCCTCATTAATCTGGGCATAGACATCCGGCTTGAGATATTTGAGGCTCAGGTCTTCGAGTTCGGTTTTGATGCGGTACAAGCCCAGGCGGCTGGCCAGAGGAGCATAGATTTCAAGGGTTTCTCGGGAGATGAGCGCTTGTTTGTAGTGCTTCTGAAAATCAAGCGTGCGCATATTATGCAGCCGGTCCGCCAGCTTCACGAGCACGACTCGGATATCCTCGGCCATGGCGAGAATGAGCTTACGAATATTCTCGGATTGAGCTTCTTCTTTGGAGTCGAAGGTCATCAGGCTGATCTTCGTGACGCCATCTACGATGTCGGCCACTTCTTCGCCGAAGAGTTCTTCCAGTTCGTCCACCGTAGTTTGGGTGTCTTCAACCGTATCGTGCAGGAGTCCCGCTGCGATGGTGGCCGCATCGAGCCGCATATCCGCTAAAATATTGGCTGCTTCAAGAGGGTGCGACAAATAGGGTTCACCCGAAAGGCGGGTTTGTCCCAAGTGAGCCCGAGCCGAGAACACATAGGCCTTTTGTACGAGAGCCACATCAGCTTCGTTGAGATACGACGATATCTTCTCTATTATTTCATGAATCCGAATCATAGTTATTACTTCTGCAGGGCTTGTGTGTTGTCGGGGGCTGACACCCACCATCGGTCAAAATTATAATCAATACCGGCTGGTGCCGGGCAAACGTTCTTAATGCGACTCGATACAATGGGCAAGGCATAGGGCACGTACAAAAACAGATACGGCTGTTTTTCGTGTAATATGACTTGCACTCTATCATACATACGCTTGCGCTCAGAGCGGTCAAGTGTTGTGCGGCCGGTCTCAAGTAATTGGTCAAGTTCCGGATCATTGAATGCAATAAAATTAAGACCACCATCGATTTTGGAGGAATGCCATACGTCGAAAATATCCGGATCGGGTAGAATATTCCAACCCAGAACCACCGCATCGAAACGCCCCGTATTGACGAAATTCTTGATAAAGGCGGCCCATTCCACCGTCCGCACCGTGACCCGAATGCCGACAAACGCCAAACGATATTGTATGATGGCTGCTATCTTGGCGCGACGCATATTGCCCTGATTGACGAGAATGGTGAACACAAAGGGACGACCGTCTTGCTCCACAATGCCATCTCCATCCGTGTCGACGAATCCGGCTTCGGCCAACAGTGCCCGGGCCTTTTCCGGGTTGTAGTCATAGTCCTGAATCCGGGTATTATACATCCATGTTCCCGGCATATACGGTCCTCTAGCTGGCACGCCTTGACCAAGGAGTACACCCTTGATGATTTCGCGCTTGTCGACGGCATGGGCGATGGCCCGGCGTACGCGCACATCCTTGAAAAATGGATGTTTCTGATTATAGGCCAAATAGATGTAGCTGGCATCGAGATAGCGCATTTTCACAAACTTTCGATCCCATGCCGGCCCGCTTGTCTGGCGCATATACTGCAACGGTGACAAGGTCATGACGTCGATATTCCCGGCCGAAAGTTCCAAAAACATGGTCGCGTCGTCGGGAATAACCCGAATAACCGCCTCATCAATATACGGTCGACCCAAGAAATAATCGGGATTCGCACGCAACACGATATGCCGTCCGGTTTTCCAGGAAGACAAAACAAATGGGCCTGCACCAATGGGCTTGCGACCAAGCGTACTTTTGGTAATATTGGTCCCCTCCAGCAGGTGCGCAGGCAGGATGGGAAACGCCCAGGTTGCCAGAGAGTCGGCGCGCACTTCTTTATAGCGCACGACAAAGGACCACGGCCCCGTCTGTTCAAGGCTGGCAACGTTGAGAAAATCTTCGGCATAAGCCGTTGGAGTTTTGGGGTCGATCATACATTTGTACGTGAATTGTACATCGGCCACGGTCAATGGTGTCCCGTCTGTCCATCGGATATCATCACGCAGCGTAAATTGGATGGCGGTTCCGTTCTCGATCACTTCATGTGATCGGGCGGCCCAATCCACGAGGTTGAGATCTTTATCATAACGGACCAGCGCCACATACACCTGGTTCATGATATCGAATGACGCTTCGTCCGTCGCCAATGGAGGCAACAACGTCGTCGCATCGGCCAAGCTGGCACGTACAATGCGGCCACCAACATGAGCGGCTTCGCGGGGAACGCATTGGTCTGCCCCCGAATCGGCCCAAACTATGCCCTTCCCCACTGCGAAGGCATAAAAAAAGGCAAAGAAAAGCCCAAGAAAAACAAGCGTATTCATCTTTATTTGCATTTTCATGGCGTGAAGACTTGAAAATAGGCCAAAAATAATCAAAGTAATATTGGCATTCCTTGTTGTCAGAACTTTCACAAAAGGACATCATTGTCCGGTTGCAAGTATCACGCAAGAAACGCCTTAAAGTAAAGTCTTCCTCCCCCGAATCTTTCGGGTATATTTTCATCTTGTAAGGAGATGGCTGTAGCATGTCTCATGATGTCGACGGGACTCGAGCCAAGAAAGTCCTGGAATCCTTTATCCG contains:
- a CDS encoding RelA/SpoT family protein, with amino-acid sequence MIRIHEIIEKISSYLNEADVALVQKAYVFSARAHLGQTRLSGEPYLSHPLEAANILADMRLDAATIAAGLLHDTVEDTQTTVDELEELFGEEVADIVDGVTKISLMTFDSKEEAQSENIRKLILAMAEDIRVVLVKLADRLHNMRTLDFQKHYKQALISRETLEIYAPLASRLGLYRIKTELEDLSLKYLKPDVYAQINEGIAKSHTAGEVYIERVIQFIESLLDENSIKGRVYGRRKHIFSIYHKMKQQGLTLDQVYDIIAFRVIVRSLKDCYAVLGLVHSLWKPVHGRFKDYISMPKNNMYQSLHTTVVGPEGERIEIQIRTDEMNQLAEFGVAAHWRYKEKGKGGFKAKDVERFTWLRQIMDWQRHTNDPREFMTTLRYDLFQDEVYVFTPQGEVKELPEGATPIDFAYLIHTEVGDHCAGAKINGRLQPLATALKNGDTVAIFTDNHRTPSRDWLKIVKTAKARTRIKHWIRTEERSRSIALGKEMLEKEGRKVGINLQKVHKDGSLDELAKDFSFPNADELFSAVGYVRITARKVLGRLQAKNEEAKPGTGQKVEPVKETKKKDTAKEPGSDSVRIKGVDDVLVHFAGCCHPLPGEPIVGYISRGRGVVVHTHDCPNVATFEPERLLQISWEGESDHPYPAKIELITKNKPGVLANIANLMAHESVNISSGTFRSTVEGKTNIEFTVEVKDSDHLYHVMEMMRKIEDVHEVTRHVVHGPVSQNRDS
- a CDS encoding peptide-binding protein, which produces MNTLVFLGLFFAFFYAFAVGKGIVWADSGADQCVPREAAHVGGRIVRASLADATTLLPPLATDEASFDIMNQVYVALVRYDKDLNLVDWAARSHEVIENGTAIQFTLRDDIRWTDGTPLTVADVQFTYKCMIDPKTPTAYAEDFLNVASLEQTGPWSFVVRYKEVRADSLATWAFPILPAHLLEGTNITKSTLGRKPIGAGPFVLSSWKTGRHIVLRANPDYFLGRPYIDEAVIRVIPDDATMFLELSAGNIDVMTLSPLQYMRQTSGPAWDRKFVKMRYLDASYIYLAYNQKHPFFKDVRVRRAIAHAVDKREIIKGVLLGQGVPARGPYMPGTWMYNTRIQDYDYNPEKARALLAEAGFVDTDGDGIVEQDGRPFVFTILVNQGNMRRAKIAAIIQYRLAFVGIRVTVRTVEWAAFIKNFVNTGRFDAVVLGWNILPDPDIFDVWHSSKIDGGLNFIAFNDPELDQLLETGRTTLDRSERKRMYDRVQVILHEKQPYLFLYVPYALPIVSSRIKNVCPAPAGIDYNFDRWWVSAPDNTQALQK